The nucleotide sequence TCGTAATATCTTCCTGTCGCACTTCCACTACACTCGCTTCGTCTATTAAAATGGGTTGTTGTAAGTCCTGCATAAAAATATAACGCAGCGTGCCTTGATACTTTTCTTTTAATTCGACAATGACTACATCATGTTTTAACGTATTTTTTACACTCGGTGTATTAAGTGGATGAACCGTTTCAAATACATAGCGGATGTTTTCCATTTTGTTTAACATCTCAAGCAGTTCTTTTGCCATAAGTTGCTGAAGTCCATTCCCACGATATTCAGGATAAATGAGTACAATTTCTAAGTGTGCTGCCTGCATTAGCTGTTTGCTATCCAAACCCCAGTCATATCCTAGATTTTCCTCATCTAAACCAGGAAATAAGACCGCATGAAATCCAACACATTTTCCTTCTACGAATACACCAAGCGTAAGACCTCTTTCACCTAATACATTTAGAAGTTCTTGCTGTGATAGTGCATCACAATATTCTTTAATCGGCATTTCTGCGATGACTGTCTGTTGAAGTGTTTCAATTTCTTCTAAATGCTCGGTACCTAGCTTTCTCATCTCATAGAGGTGTGTTGTACCATCTATTTTCGTCAATGTCCCTGTTTTCACTTTTTCACTTCCTTGCCAGCTACTGTTTCAATATATTCTGCTATACCTGTTACTTGAAATTCCTCAATAAAACGCTTCTGCACTTGCTGTATGTATCCTTCACTTAATACACCTGTTCCGCCGCGGAGAATTTCGCGCGCATAATGGAATGGAGGTGCTAATTCAGGCTGTTTTGGAATGACGAGAAAGGTAAGCACATCAATGAGCACCCCTTCAGAACACGTTAGCTGAACTACAGCAGGCCGGTAGCTTTGCGTATGGACACCCTCTCTTGTAAACAAGTAATCAATTGCTGCATACGGAAGTTCATAAACAATCCCTTCTGCCGTGCCGCCATCTTCAACAAGGTCTGCACGTCCTCCATCTTGTACATGATAAGTAAATTGCAATGAATACCCTTCCAGTACACCTCTTCCTTTTACTCGTTGAAAGTAATGGTCAACTTTTGCAAGCTCGAAGCGTTCTTGATCCATACAGGAACCAAACGCAAAATAAGACAAAGGTTGCTCTTTCTTAAGCAGTTGATGCACCTTCCAATCCCCATATTTAATTTTATTTGTTTTCATCGTTTCATAGTTTGAATGCAGTACATACACGTTTGCTTCGTATACGGCTGTATCTGTGTATACTTGTTGCAAATGCCTGTCATACAGATTATTCTCACCTTCATCTTTGTATCCTTCAAGTACATCAAGCTTCCTTAATTGCTCATCTGTTACAGCATATAATTCCCCATATACTCGTTCTTCTTCTGATGAGAATAAGACAGGGTAATAATCATTTGTTTCATACATTTCTCCATATGTCCAAGCCTGTTCCGCAATTAATGTCGCATCTTTTAAAAGAAAATCATTCGGTTCATTTCTCCGAAGTGTGCCGTAGACAAATACGAAATGTTTGTTCATGGCAATCCCTCCTGTTGATCCATTTAACGAGGATTATAACATGAGCAATGA is from Bacillus tianshenii and encodes:
- a CDS encoding gamma-glutamylcyclotransferase; the encoded protein is MNKHFVFVYGTLRRNEPNDFLLKDATLIAEQAWTYGEMYETNDYYPVLFSSEEERVYGELYAVTDEQLRKLDVLEGYKDEGENNLYDRHLQQVYTDTAVYEANVYVLHSNYETMKTNKIKYGDWKVHQLLKKEQPLSYFAFGSCMDQERFELAKVDHYFQRVKGRGVLEGYSLQFTYHVQDGGRADLVEDGGTAEGIVYELPYAAIDYLFTREGVHTQSYRPAVVQLTCSEGVLIDVLTFLVIPKQPELAPPFHYAREILRGGTGVLSEGYIQQVQKRFIEEFQVTGIAEYIETVAGKEVKK
- a CDS encoding GNAT family N-acetyltransferase, with product MKTGTLTKIDGTTHLYEMRKLGTEHLEEIETLQQTVIAEMPIKEYCDALSQQELLNVLGERGLTLGVFVEGKCVGFHAVLFPGLDEENLGYDWGLDSKQLMQAAHLEIVLIYPEYRGNGLQQLMAKELLEMLNKMENIRYVFETVHPLNTPSVKNTLKHDVVIVELKEKYQGTLRYIFMQDLQQPILIDEASVVEVRQEDITKQQQLLKNGYVGFDLIKSGDKVNVLFAKKR